From a single Micromonas commoda chromosome 5, complete sequence genomic region:
- a CDS encoding predicted protein encodes MAPSFNSPKQELEQGICGQHGWSSSYFQAPSSRWCVEVRWGVGPRNGRVFVSDDVSDGASKAGVKKGHAAAATVAIAGLRDIVYAANSRQNLTIVEAFGAQFDHTCFVTSGLEGWAKLWEINPTEVFIDVEGNQVTPPVLVQVCVPFRVFGEQHDRSLCLLEVPNSSRARRDPGVSEDMNRLLGDPKITKVFCDGTSGADRRSLGVVDSDNYVDLEDIASSLVGATGVRRGLARIMNLAWPNPEVRVAKDTRDKQSVLFFAAIEQGKKPRPKELDEIPNRIRRYAAMDAWCTMTAYRGLRQQAQHEGLLMTD; translated from the coding sequence ATGGCGCCGTCTTTCAACAGCCCCAAGCAGGAGCTGGAACAGGGCATCTGCGGGCAGCACGGGTGGTCCAGTAGTTATTTCCAGGCCCCGAGTTCGCGGTGGTGCGTGGAGGTCAGGTGGGGCGTGGGACCGCGTAATGGTCGCGTCTTCGtcagcgacgacgtctccgATGGGGCGTCAAAGGCCGGGGTGAAGAAAgggcacgcggcggcggcgaccgtcgcgatcgcgggtTTACGTGACATCGTCTACGCGGCGAACTCGAGACAGAATCTGACGATCGTAGAGGCGTTCGGGGCGCAGTTCGACCACACGTGTTTCGTGACGTCCGGACTCGAGGGGTGGGCGAAACTCTGGGAGATAAATCCGACCGAGGTCttcatcgacgtcgagggaaACCAGGTCACGCCCCCGGTGCTCGTCCAAGTGTGCGTCCCCTTCCGCGTCTTTGGTGAACAACACGATAGATCATTGTGCCTCCTCGAGGTCCCGAACAGTTCCCGGGCTCGGCGAGATCCCGGGGTCAGCGAAGACATGAACAGGCTGCTTGGTGACCCAAAAATAACCAAAGTGTTCTGCGACGGCACCAGCGGCGCAGACCGTCGCTCGCTCGGAGTCGTCGACTCCGACAACTACGTGGATCTGGAGGacatcgcctcgtcgctcgtgggcgcgacgggggtaCGGAGGGGTTTGGCACGCATCATGAACCTCGCGTGGCCGAACCCAGAGGTGCGTGTTGCGAAGGATACAAGGGACAAGCAATCTGTGCTCTTCTTTGCCGCCATCGAGCAGGGGAAGAAGCCGCGgcccaaggagctcgacgagattCCCAACCGCATAAGGCggtacgcggcgatggatGCATGGTGCACGATGACGGCGTACCGCGGGTTGAGGCAACAAGCGCAACATGAGGGTTTGCTGATGACCGATTAA
- a CDS encoding predicted protein: MSGVKRPGEGEGPDGKRAYAGPSADFMDAEPELPEEYEDPDDDDVFLNDVMDQKVSARIERSSVPSFFSNRGVAATQHPSPDRIPDGVFPARAPPRRSQVNVANDAEREHWKRKPAPTLDASKDNLCFQQLDIDYVIGEPHAMLGPDRKAQGDSARLRIFGVTAGGNSVCVHVHGFEPYFYAKVPDAFKDEMCEPFRVSLNGAMAANQRGGNQRGNGTFIGSVEIVRDKQSLMYFQEGKTSTFVKVTTTLPNMVATARGIIEKQGVTVPGLHHTSLTFQTFESNVLYTLRFMVDRGVVGGNWVELPAGGYTIRESQKQSMCQYECDVKFDKVVSHPPEGQYSKLAPFRILSVDIECAGRKGHFPDADHDPVIQIATMVTCQGDDRPIIKAIWTLDTCAPIVGADVLSFKDERELLRSWGKFLRSTDPDLLIGYNIVNFDFPYLINRAERLNVEDFAYWGRMIGSKLRMKDTTFSSKAYGTRDSKEITIEGRVQFDLLQAVQRDHKLSSYSLNAVSAHFLGEQKEDVHHSAISELQAGTAETRRRLAVYCLKDAYLPQRLLDKLMYMYNYIEMARVTGVPLSFLLARGQSIKVLSQILRKAKQRGLLVPHIAKKGGGEQADGGVAYEGATVLDAKAGYYEMPVATLDFASLYPSIMMAHNLCYSTLVPRDRVQFMASEDVTRTPCGDTFVKSHKEKGILPEILTELLSARKRAKADLKKAQDPLEKAVLDGRQLALKVSANSVYGFTGATVGQLPCLEISSSTTAFGREMIDHTKAMVEKRYTTANGYKANADVIYGDTDSVMIKFNVPELEDAMKLGEEAAEYVSATFIKPIKLEFEKVYFPYLLISKKRYAGLLWTKTEKYDYMDTKGIETVRRDNCLMVRQVIETCLEKILIHRNPKGAISYVKNTISDLLMNKLDMSLLVITKSLSQAPENYAVNAPHVELAKKMAVRDPVTAPVVGDRVAYVMIKGPKNAKSYEKSEDPIYAMDNNIPIDSHHYLEHFLAKPLLRIFEPIMGAEKAESELLKGDHTRTIAVPTPTAKAGGIMAFAKVRLSCVGCRSSITDEKQSTALCTHCLGKEPEHLQKALNSVNALERDFNRLWTQCQRCQGSLHQDVLCTSRDCPIFYRRKKVQKDLMDAENTLKRFDW, from the exons ATGAGCGGCGTGAAGAGaccgggcgagggcgaaggtCCCGACGGCAAGCGCGCGTACGCCGGCCCCTCCGCGGACTTCATGGACGCTGAACCTGAGCTTCCCGAGGAGTACGAGGATCcagacgacgatgacgtctTCCTCAACGACGTCATGGACCAGAAGGTGAGCGCCCGCATCGAACGATCGTCGGTGCCCTCTTTTTTTTCAAACCGCGGGGTTGCGG CGACCCAACACCCTTCACCCGACCGTATCCCTGACGGCGTCTTCCCCGCGCGTgcccccccgcggcgttcacAGGTCaacgtcgcgaacgacgcggagagggagCACTGGAAGCGcaagcccgcgccgaccctcGACGCCTCCAAGGACAACCTCTGCTTCCAGCAGCTCGACATCGACTACGTCATCGGCGAGCCGCACGCCATGCTGGGCCCCGACCGCAAGGCGCAGGGCGACAGCGCGCGGCTCCGAATCttcggcgtcaccgcgggggGCAACAGCGTGTGCGTCCACGTGCACGGCTTCGAGCCTTACTTTTACGCTAAGGTTCCCGACGCGTTCAAAGACGAGATGTGCGAGCCCTTTCGCGTCTCCCTGAACGGCGCCATGGCGGCTaaccagcgcggcgggaacCAGCGGGGCAACGGGACGTTCATCGGCTCCGTCGAGATCGTCCGCGATAAGCAGTCGCTGATGTACTTCCAGGAGGGAAAGACGAGCACCTTCGTCAAGGTGACCACGACCTTGCCCAACATGGTGgccacggcgcgagggatCATCGAGAAGCAGGGAGTGACCGTGCCCGGTCTGCACCACACCTCGCTCACGTTCCAGACGTTCGAGTCGAACGTGCTGTACACCCTGCGATTCATGGTGGACCGCGGCGTGGTGGGCGGTAACTGGGTCGAGCTGCCCGCGGGCGGATACACGATCCGCGAGTCGCAGAAGCAGAGCATGTGCCAGTACGAGTGCGACGTCAAATTCGACAAGGTCGTCTCGCACCCCCCCGAGGGTCAGTACTCCAAGCTGGCGCCGTTCCGCATCCTTTCCGTGGACATCGAGTGCGCCGGTCGCAAGGGTCACTTCCCCGACGCGGATCACGACCCGGTGATCCAGATTGCGACGATGGTGACGTGCCAAGGGGACGACAGGCCCATCATCAAGGCTATCTGGACGCTGGACACGTGCGCGCcaatcgtcggcgccgacgtgctGTCCTTcaaggacgagcgcgagctgcttCGGTCGTGGGGTAAGTTCCTGCGATCCACGGACCCGGATCTGCTCATCGGATACAACATCGTGAACTTTGATTTCCCGTACCTCATCAACCGAGCCGAGCGGCTCAACGTCGAGGATTTCGCGTACTGGGGCCGCATGATCGGAAGCAAGCTCCGAATGAAGGACACCACCTTCTCCTCGAAGGCCTACGGCACCAGGGACAGCAAGGAGATCACCATCGAGGGCCGCGTGCAGTTCGACCTCCTCCAGGCTGTGCAGAGGGACCACAAGCTGTCGTCGTACTCTCTCAACGCGGTGTCGGCGCATTTTCTCGGAGAACAAAAGGAGGACGTGCACCACAGCGCCATCAGCGAGCTGCAggcgggcaccgcggagaCCCGCCGGCGACTCGCGGTGTACTGCCTCAAGGACGCCTACCTCCCGCAGAGGCTGCTCGATAAGTTGATGTACATGTACAACTACATCGAGATGGCGAGGGTCACCGGCGTGCCTCTCTCGTTCCTCCTGGCTCGCGGCCAGTCCATCAAGGTGCTGTCGCAGATTCTGCGCAAGGCGAAGCAGCGCGGGCTTCTGGTGCCGCACATAGCCAAGAAGGGGGGCGGCGAGcaggcggacggcggcgtcgcgtacGAGGGAGCCACCGTTCTGGACGCGAAAGCGGGTTACTACGAGATGCCCGTGGCGACTCTCGATTTCGCTTCCCTGTATCCGTCGATCATGATGGCGCATAATCTGTGCTACAGCACGCTGGTGCCGCGCGATAGGGTGCAGTTTATGGCATCCGAGGACGTTACCAGGACCCCGTGCGGCGATACGTTCGTCAAGAGCCACAAGGAGAAGGGGATCCTACCCGAGATTTTGACAGAGCTCCTCTCCGCGCGTAAGCGAGCCAAGGCGGATCTCAAGAAGGCGCAGGATCCGCTGGAGAAGGCTGTGCTCGACGGTCGACAGCTGGCGCTGAAGGTGAGCGCCAACTCCGTGTACGGCTTCACGGGCGCCACCGTGGGTCAGCTCCCGTGCCTCGAGATTTCCTCATCCACCACCGCCTTTGGCCGCGAGATGATTGATCACACCAAGGCCATGGTGGAAAAGAGGTACACCACGGCGAACGGGTACAAGGCCAACGCGGACGTCATCTACGGAGACACCGACTCCGTCATGATCAAATTTAACGTCCCGGAGCTGGAGGATGCGATGAAGCTtggcgaggaggctgcggagtACGTCAGCGCGACGTTCATAAAGCCAATCAAGCTCGAGTTCGAGAAGGTGTACTTCCCGTACCTGCTCATCAGCAAGAAGCGCTACGCGGGCCTGCTGTGGACCAAGACGGAGAAGTACGACTACATGGACACCAAGGGCATCGAGACCGTGAGGCGCGATAACTGTTTGATGGTGCGACAGGTTATCGAGACCTGCCTGGAGAAGATTCTCATCCACCGCAACCCCAAGGGTGCCATTTCGTACGTCAAGAACACGATATCCGACTTGCTCATGAACAAGCTGGACATGTCGCTGCTGGTGATCACCAAGTCATTGTCGCAGGCGCCCGAGAACTACGCGGTCAACGCCCCacacgtcgagctcgccaagaagATGGCCGTTCGCGATccggtcaccgcgcccgtAGTCGGAGACCGCGTGGCTTACGTCATGATCAAGGGACCCAAAAACGCGAAATCCTATGAGAAATCCGAGGATCCCATCTACGCGATGGACAACAACATCCCGATCGATTCGCACCACTACCTCGAGCACTTCCTCGCCAAGCCGCTGCTGCGCATCTTCGAGCCCATCATGGGtgcggagaaggcggagagCGAGTTGCTCAAGGGTGACCACACGAGGACCATcgcggtgccgacgccgacggccaAGGCTGGCGGCATCATGGCCTTCGCCAAGGTTCGCTTATCATGCGTGGGGTGCAGGAGCAGCATCACCGACGAGAAGCAGAGCACCGCGCTGTGCACGCACTGCCTTGGCAAGGAACCCGAGCACCTGCAGAAGGCGCTCAACAGCGTTAACGCGCTGGAGCGGGACTTTAACCGGCTGTGGACACAGTG
- a CDS encoding predicted protein, translating to MNRLSKAANEVMSRIVGLKPTPMQPFTHGLSTPDTTPRKPRKVHRFKPVELDSLKEGASVKVEA from the coding sequence ATGAACCGGCTGTCCAAGGCGGCCAACGAGGTGATGAGCAGGATCGTGGGGTTgaagccgacgccgatgcaACCGTTCACTCACGGGTTGTCGACGCCGGACACCACGCCGCGCAAGCCTCGGAAGGTGCACCGGTTCAAGCCCGTGGAGTTGGACAGCCTCAAGGAAGGCGCGTCCGTCAAGGTGGAGGCGTGA
- a CDS encoding predicted protein: MSGAEEEAECRICGDLVPTSELVEPCGCRGGMRWAHSQCVQTWISTDKGPGRRNDSCEVCGEAWVGEYDVPEPSVQSPEEYAHRMHVLLSSAYVRVMMDVPRAHDEHLLRHLGPHLPGPWLEWLRRDAGRRRSAFVRWKERAVRAMSLGGRQNVGSVAVRRYQASSPDGRNARTRATGCGCFGGRATGNGAGARGTRRGGRDADDATPGTPRDRRQ, from the coding sequence ATGTCCGGCGCGGAAGAGGAGGCCGAATGCAGGATAtgcggcgacctcgtcccaacgtccgagctcgtcgagccgTGCGGGTGCCGCGGGGGTATGCGCTGGGCCCACTCGCAATGTGTTCAGACGTGGATTTCCACCGACAAGGGACCGGGGCGGAGGAACGACAGCTGCGAGGTGTGCGGCGAGGCGTGGGTGGGCGAGTACGACGTTCCCGAGCCTTCCGTTCAATCCCCGGAGGAATACGCGCATCGCATGCACGTCCTGCTGTCGTCCGCTTACGTCAGAGTCATGATGgacgtcccccgcgcgcacgacgagcACCTGCTCAGGCATCTCGGACCGCATCTTCCGGGGCCGTGGCTGGAGTGGTtacggcgcgacgcgggcagGAGACGGAGCGCGTTCGTCCGATggaaggagcgcgcggtgagGGCGATGTCCCTGGGCGGCCGGCAGAAcgtcgggtccgtcgcggtcAGGCGCTACcaggcgtcgtcgcccgacgGAAGGAACGCGAGAACACGCGCGACGGGATGCGGTTGTTTCGGAggacgggcgacggggaacggcgccggcgcgcgggggacgagacgcgggggacgagacgcggacgacgcgacgcccggaaccccgcgcgaccgacgccaATAG
- a CDS encoding peptidyl prolyl isomerase has translation MAATPTPEEGKYKDIPSILPLAPGGVYAVKWEQREKWAQCIETPEVPYTPPLGEPNPDNPLCFFEVRSGGYYLGRVVFELKADTHPITAENFLKLCEYRCYAGTMFKVFPGNWIRGGDFTELDDILYDANDPDFFDFASLLPDAAPGGQSIYVTDAGPYFDDENIDAYTHDGPGVLTMYNPGAQNCNGSQFMITFPRVEPEVLDGSHVAFGQVVEGWNVLAALEQLGDARQEGLTFQRITVEQCGVVRHGRGATGGGVAASMSVEASASASVRRRARGVRRVTSGGKKTPSKAAKFGAGRALAARFAYA, from the coding sequence atggccgccacGCCCACCCCGGAGGAGGGCAAGTACAAGGACATCCCGTCCAtcctcccgctcgcgcccgggggaGTGTACGCGGTGAAGTGGGAGCAGCGAGAGAAGTGGGCGCAGTGCATCGAGACCCCGGAGGTCCCGTACACGCCCCCGCTGGGCGAACCCAACCCGGACAACCCCCTGTGCTTCTTCGAGGTTCGATCGGGCGGGTACTacctcggccgcgtcgtgttcgagctcaaggcggacACGCACCCGATCACCGCCGAGAACTTTCTCAAGCTCTGCGAGTACCGCTGCTACGCGGGCACGATGTTCAAGGTGTTCCCGGGGAActggatccgcggcggcgacttcaccgagctcgacgacatCTTGTACGACGCCAACGACCCGGACTTCTTCGACTTCGCCTCCCtcctccccgacgccgcgccgggcgggcaGTCCATCTACGTCACCGATGCCGGACCGTACTTTGACGACGAAAACATCGACGCGTACACGCACGACGGTCCGGGCGTGCTCACGATGTACAACCCGGGCGCCCAAAACTGCAACGGCAGCCAGTTCATGATCACGTTTCCCAGGGTCGAAcccgaggtgctcgacggCTCGCACGTCGCGTTCGGTCAGGTTGTGGAGGGGTGGAACGTACTCGCCGCGTTGGagcagctcggcgacgcgaggcagGAGGGTCTGACGTTCCAGCGGATCACCGTGGAGCAGTGCGGGGTGGTGAGGCACGGGcgtggcgcgacggggggcggcgtggcggcgtccatgtccgtggaggcgtccgcgtccgcgtcggtgaggcgccgggcgcgcggagTAAGGAGGGTCACGAGCGGAGGCAAGAAAACTCCCTCCAAAGCGGCAAAGTTcggggcgggtcgcgcgctcgccgcgaggttcgcgtaCGCGTGA
- a CDS encoding Nucleosome/chromatin assembly complex protein (Predicted homolog of human CAF1 subunit B or yeast CAC2, the p60 subunit s of human and yeast chromatin assembly factor I, respectively): MKVKTIQVLWHAKAESTAGAPKPAPVLSVDFDPATGRLVTGGADKEVKLWSLKEDADGNPDVEHLETLTAHTKAVNVVRFSPGGDILASGGDTGEVLLWRRAPEGTKNLHGDPTTWRTANTLRGHSDDVQDLAWAPGGAALVTGSVDNSSIVWSEASGRGLIRLEGHEHYVQGVAWDPQGEFVVSASGDRKVNVYATTPRSRVPVEPTHLGGWCKKLVCQKEVRRAVNVKGLLFHDDTLESFFRRLAWSPCGSFLAIPAGLHREEGGATQGGGHAVYLYQRGRFARPAIRLPCVAPAACVRFSPRLYRRKTPVEAPRTPAPETAAGEVRHEETAAAETVAQAVGAEPAVDGAQQPGGEANADDDAAIPGDGGAAPAADAAAAVTVEPAPDFDLPYRVVFAVCTTDTVAVYDTGADAPVAFVSGLHYATITDAAWSPCGLKLVVSSSDGYCSALTFTEAELGRALAPEEVPEHIAHVLPQRRVKSAEERARRAAEAAKAAAERSAAAQAAARVAQSAPARTEATAAAADGPKRIAPQAVTADGPKRIAPQAVTADGPKRIAPQAVTADGPERVMPTPAEPARRVVPVPTAEVGEKRPIDSVDGEAEEKKPTRIAPTPM; encoded by the coding sequence ATGAAGGTCAAGACCATCCAGGTGCTGTGGCACGCGAAGGCGGAGAGTACCGCGGGCGCCcccaagcccgcgcccgtgctcTCCGTCGACTTCGATCCCGCCACCGGCCGCCTCGTCACCGGTGGCGCCGATAAGGAGGTGAAACTCTGGTCCTTGAaggaggatgccgacggAAACCCGGACGTGGAGCACCTGGAGACTCTCACCGCGCACACCAAGGCGGTGAACGTCGTCCGATTCTCCCCGGGCGGCGATatcctcgcgtcgggcggcgataccggcgaggtcctcctgtggagacgcgcgccggaGGGCACCAAGAACCTCCACGGCGATCCGACCACGTGGAGGACGGCGAACACCCTCCGCGGGcactccgacgacgtccaggatctcgcgtgggcgcccgggggcgccgcgctcgtcaccggtTCCGTCGATAACTCTTCCATCGTGTGGAGCGAGGCCTCAGGTCGCGGGCTGATCCGCCTCGAGGGACACGAGCACTACGTCCAGGGCGTCGCGTGGGATCCGCAAGGCGAGTTCGTCGTGTCCGCCTCGGGCGATCGGAAAGTGAACGTGTACGCCAccaccccgcgctcgcgcgtcccggTCGAGCCGACGCACCTGGGCGGTTGGTGCAAGAAGCTGGTGTGCCAGAAGGAggtgcggcgcgcggtgaacgtCAAGGGACTGCTCTTTCACGACGACACGCTCGAGTCGTTTTTCCGGCGATTGGCCTGGTCGCCCTGCGGGAGCTTCCTCGCGATCCCCGCGGGGTTGCAcagggaggagggcggcgcgacgcaggGAGGAGGTCACGCCGTCTACCTCTACCAGCGCGGCAGGTTCGCGAGGCCGGCGATTCGTCTTCCgtgcgtcgcccccgcggcgtgcgttCGCTTCTCACCGCGTCTGTACCGAAGGAAAACTCCAGTGGAGGCGCCTcgcaccccggcgccggaaacggccgccggggaggtgCGTCACGAGGaaacggccgccgcggaaacGGTCGCGCAAGCCGTGGGAGCCGAACCGgcggtcgacggcgcgcagcagccgggcggcgaggcgaatgcggacgacgacgcggcgatcccgggcgacggcggcgcggcgcccgcggctgacgcggccgcggccgtcaccgtcgagcCGGCTCCCGACTTTGACCTCCCCTAccgcgtcgtcttcgccgtgTGCACCACcgacaccgtcgccgtctacGACACCGGCGCGGATGCCCCCGTGGCGTTCGTCTCGGGTCTGCACTACGCCACCATCACCGACGCGGCGTGGTCCCCGTGCGGGCTCAAGCTGGTGGTGAGCTCCAGCGACGGGTACTGCTCGGCGCTGACGTTCACGGAGGCGGAGCtgggacgcgcgctcgcgcccgaggaggtTCCCGAGCACATCGCGCACGTGCTTCCGCAGCGGAGGGTCaagtccgcggaggagagggcgaggcgcgcggcggaggcggcgaaggcggcggcggagaggtccgcggcggcgcaggcggcggcacgAGTCGCAcagtcggcgccggcgaggacggaggcaaccgcggcggccgccgacgggcCAAAGAGGATCGCGCCCCAGGCGGTGACCGCCGACGGGCCGAAGAGGATCGCGCCCCAGGCGGTGACCGCCGACGGGCCGAAGAGGATCGCGCCCCAGGCGGTGACCGCCGACGGGCCCGAGAGGGTGATGCCCACGCCGGCGGAacccgcgaggagggtgGTTCCCGTGCCGACGGCGGAAGTTGGCGAGAAGCGACCGATCGATTCGGTGGAcggggaggcggaggagaagaagcccACGAGGatcgccccgacgccgatgtga
- a CDS encoding predicted protein yields the protein MSDMTTIPHAKAAKPGPWCNTAPTLRQRAKRRRHSLGGADELLAPRSLTDERTRPAEVVSKDATPTAARGEDAGVPTSDLTGSSPPEPSTIKYNEAPRKKAPKWLYESKRFAWTERDEFGSMTRHEPVNPVLLAIARADSSVAWPSETTSPPASTPFGRELRKVMERAVMEKVRREAANKPTNE from the coding sequence atgagcgACATGACGACGATCCCCCACGCCAAGGCCGCGAAGCCCGGGCCGTGGTGCAACACCGCCCCCACGCTTCGCCAGCGCGCCAAGCGCAGGCGTCACTCCCTCGGAGGAGCTGACGAGCTGCTGGCGCCAAGGTCGCTCACGGACGAGCGGACGCGACCCGCCGAGGTCGTATCGAAGGACGCGACACCTACGGCAGCGCGGGGCGAAGACGCGGGGGTCCCCACCTCCGATCTCACcggctcgtcaccgccggaaCCCTCGACAATCAAGTACAACGAGGCGCCGCGGAAGAAGGCCCCGAAGTGGCTCTACGAGTCGAAGCGGTTCGCGTGGACGGAGCGAGACGAATTCGGGAGCATGACCCGTCACGAACCCGTCAACCCTGTCCTTCTCGCCATCGCACGCGCCGACTCATCGGTCGCCTGGCCGAGcgagacgacgtcgccgccggcgtcgacacCGTTCGGCAGAGAACTCCGTAAGGTTATGGAGAGGGCCGTGATGGAGAAGGtcaggcgcgaggcggcgaatAAACCAACCAACGAATGA